One genomic window of Actinoplanes lobatus includes the following:
- a CDS encoding YwiC-like family protein, whose protein sequence is MSSTTARPARRTIRQFVPPQHGAWAMLLLPYLAGLLVAGFRWPDVPLLIAWLAGYLLSYYVFLAVKSRRPGRYLPQFRLYGLVAVPAGVIVLAAEPRLLWFAPVYAVLLAANAWHAWRRRERALLNDLASVVQSCLVIGVVTVIAGGRPADTWAAFVLVLLYLTGTVLHVKTMIRERGSDTYRTASAGYHLAALAAATVIGIPAALVFALLTVRAWVLPGRSLTPKQVGFVEIGASVLVLAAAALVI, encoded by the coding sequence GTGAGCAGCACGACGGCACGCCCGGCCCGCCGCACGATCCGCCAGTTCGTCCCTCCCCAGCACGGCGCGTGGGCGATGCTGCTGCTGCCCTACCTGGCCGGGCTGCTCGTCGCCGGGTTCCGCTGGCCGGACGTGCCGCTGCTGATCGCCTGGCTGGCCGGCTACCTGCTGTCGTACTACGTGTTCCTGGCGGTCAAGTCGCGCCGCCCCGGCCGCTACCTGCCCCAGTTCCGGCTGTACGGGCTGGTCGCCGTCCCGGCCGGGGTGATCGTGCTGGCCGCCGAGCCGCGGCTGCTGTGGTTCGCGCCCGTCTACGCCGTCCTGCTGGCGGCCAACGCCTGGCACGCCTGGCGCCGCCGGGAACGGGCCCTGCTCAACGATCTCGCCTCGGTCGTGCAGAGCTGCCTCGTCATCGGGGTCGTCACGGTGATCGCCGGTGGCCGGCCCGCGGACACGTGGGCGGCGTTCGTGCTCGTGCTTCTCTACCTCACCGGCACGGTCCTCCACGTGAAGACGATGATCCGCGAGCGCGGCAGTGACACGTACCGGACGGCCTCCGCCGGATATCACCTGGCCGCGCTCGCCGCGGCGACCGTGATCGGCATCCCGGCCGCGCTGGTCTTCGCGCTCCTGACGGTCCGCGCGTGGGTGCTGCCCGGCCGGTCGCTGACACCGAAGCAGGTCGGGTTCGTGGAGATCGGCGCGAGCGTGCTGGTGCTGGCGGCCGCGGCGCTCGTGATCTGA
- a CDS encoding sensor histidine kinase, translating into MTTGYGLSLTRSMLFALVYAGACYAGRMFWLGDQVNLVWPAAGVAVVWFCAHRRAPTRHLDMLLLTLILGAVDWLTGAPAVGSVVSAFVGLIQITVFLWLLRRWGPHLWGAGGDAALRCPRDLWILLGAGLASTVIAKTVNVLGQGLVTTGGFPVLVSAMSVARHMAGILIIGSAGIYAGAAISRLRTGKGRWRHRRPASLWRIAEIAGIAGIGIAAYLTVFTSGSHLPLAFALLGYTVLVGTRLSTSWVLAYSATVYVVVSWCTLAGLGPFPLISIPVLRSAVMQLLVALVALVGLALALGRDERRTLLNALAQEKAELAARQTQLAAQKAEITHHADLLAAIIDSMGDGLAVIGPDHRVTLRNPAVLKLLGEHAGWSGLHHVDGTRHPEGEPAYLQALAGENTPKVDMLLNNQEASDTRVVQVTATGLPHPDGTRSTVVLFHDVTAERRHRDELTNFAGVVAHDLLNPLAGVDGWAMAVRYSLDGVPDHPDLDEARGGLDRLTQASARMRGLIDGLLSYATAREATVVPDRVDLDEVVADIAQARTDAAAVSGRPEPRFTIGVLPPVQADPVLVRQLIDNLVGNAIKYTAPEVVPALRITAVQDDTMVTVRIVDNGIGIPEGQHEAIFGNFHRAHVSHGYQGTGLGLAICRRIVERHGGTITATDDPAGGTCFTFTLPNSLAPAPTAAAVLGQ; encoded by the coding sequence ATGACAACCGGTTACGGGCTCTCCCTGACCCGGAGCATGTTGTTCGCCCTCGTCTACGCCGGTGCGTGCTACGCGGGCCGCATGTTCTGGCTGGGCGACCAGGTGAACCTGGTCTGGCCGGCTGCCGGTGTCGCCGTGGTCTGGTTCTGCGCACACCGCCGGGCGCCCACCCGCCATCTCGACATGCTGCTCCTCACCCTGATTCTCGGCGCGGTCGACTGGCTGACCGGAGCTCCCGCGGTGGGCAGTGTCGTCTCCGCGTTCGTCGGCCTGATCCAGATCACCGTCTTCCTCTGGCTGCTGCGCCGGTGGGGACCGCACCTCTGGGGCGCGGGCGGTGACGCCGCGCTGCGCTGCCCGCGGGACCTGTGGATCCTGCTCGGCGCCGGCCTCGCCTCGACCGTCATCGCCAAAACCGTCAATGTGCTGGGCCAGGGGCTGGTCACCACCGGCGGGTTCCCGGTCCTCGTCTCGGCCATGTCGGTGGCCCGGCACATGGCCGGCATCCTGATCATCGGATCCGCCGGGATCTACGCCGGCGCCGCGATCAGCCGGCTCCGGACCGGGAAAGGCCGGTGGCGCCACCGCCGCCCCGCCTCGCTCTGGCGGATCGCCGAGATCGCCGGGATCGCCGGGATCGGCATCGCCGCCTACCTGACCGTGTTCACGTCCGGCAGCCACCTGCCGCTGGCGTTCGCCCTGCTCGGCTACACCGTTCTGGTCGGCACCCGCCTCAGCACCTCCTGGGTACTGGCGTACAGCGCGACGGTCTATGTCGTCGTGTCGTGGTGCACCCTGGCCGGTTTGGGCCCGTTCCCCCTGATCAGCATCCCGGTCCTGCGCTCGGCCGTCATGCAGCTCCTCGTCGCCCTGGTGGCCCTCGTCGGGCTGGCCCTGGCGCTGGGCCGCGACGAACGGCGCACGCTGTTGAACGCCCTGGCCCAGGAGAAGGCCGAACTCGCCGCCCGGCAGACCCAACTGGCCGCACAGAAGGCGGAGATCACGCACCACGCCGACCTTCTCGCCGCGATCATCGACTCCATGGGCGACGGCCTCGCGGTGATCGGCCCGGACCACCGGGTGACACTCCGCAACCCGGCCGTCCTCAAGCTGCTCGGTGAACACGCCGGCTGGTCCGGCCTGCACCACGTCGACGGCACCCGGCACCCCGAGGGCGAGCCGGCCTACCTGCAGGCACTCGCCGGCGAGAACACCCCCAAGGTGGACATGCTGCTCAACAACCAGGAGGCATCAGACACCCGGGTGGTCCAGGTGACCGCCACCGGCCTGCCACACCCCGACGGCACCCGCAGCACGGTGGTGCTCTTCCACGACGTGACCGCCGAACGACGGCACCGCGACGAACTGACCAACTTCGCCGGCGTGGTGGCCCACGACCTGCTCAACCCGCTCGCCGGCGTGGACGGGTGGGCGATGGCGGTGCGGTACTCGCTGGACGGCGTACCCGATCATCCCGATCTCGACGAGGCACGCGGTGGCCTGGACCGCCTGACCCAGGCCTCCGCGCGCATGCGCGGCCTGATCGACGGCCTGCTGTCCTACGCGACGGCACGGGAAGCGACGGTCGTCCCCGACCGGGTGGACCTGGATGAGGTGGTCGCCGACATCGCCCAGGCCCGCACGGACGCGGCGGCCGTATCCGGCAGACCGGAGCCGCGCTTCACCATCGGCGTACTGCCCCCGGTCCAGGCGGACCCGGTGCTGGTCCGGCAGCTGATCGACAACCTGGTCGGGAACGCCATCAAATACACGGCGCCGGAGGTGGTCCCCGCTCTGCGGATCACCGCGGTGCAGGACGACACGATGGTCACCGTACGCATCGTGGACAACGGCATCGGCATCCCCGAGGGCCAGCACGAAGCGATCTTCGGCAACTTCCACCGGGCACACGTCAGTCACGGCTACCAGGGCACCGGGCTGGGGCTCGCGATCTGCCGGCGCATCGTCGAACGGCACGGCGGCACCATCACCGCCACCGACGATCCCGCGGGCGGCACCTGCTTCACCTTCACCCTGCCGAACAGCCTCGCCCCCGCCCCCACGGCGGCTGCCGTACTAGGACAGTAG
- a CDS encoding TetR/AcrR family transcriptional regulator, with amino-acid sequence MPRVSEAHLAARRQQILDAAARCFVRNGFHQTSMQDVIKEADLSVGAFYRYFKSKNELITAIAGEKISQATGLLDELLAIDPVPPLPEILERLLELVDAAADDDGTVRIAVQVWGEAVHDPEVGALVTEIYGRVRERAVLIAERARTGGQLPPDADVTGAGAAFFGLVQGYILQKVLLGGTDRRTYVSGVRTLLS; translated from the coding sequence GTGCCCCGTGTCTCCGAAGCCCACCTCGCCGCCCGCCGTCAGCAGATTCTCGACGCCGCGGCCCGGTGTTTCGTGCGCAACGGGTTCCACCAGACGTCCATGCAGGATGTGATCAAGGAGGCCGATCTCTCGGTCGGGGCCTTCTACCGCTACTTCAAGAGCAAGAACGAGCTGATCACGGCCATCGCGGGGGAGAAGATCTCGCAGGCCACCGGGCTGCTCGACGAGCTGCTCGCGATCGACCCGGTGCCGCCGCTGCCGGAGATCCTGGAACGCCTGCTGGAGCTGGTCGACGCCGCGGCCGACGACGACGGCACGGTGCGGATCGCCGTGCAGGTGTGGGGTGAGGCGGTGCACGATCCGGAGGTCGGCGCGCTGGTCACCGAGATCTACGGGCGGGTCCGGGAGCGGGCCGTGCTGATCGCCGAGCGGGCCCGGACGGGCGGGCAGTTGCCGCCGGACGCCGATGTGACGGGGGCCGGTGCGGCGTTCTTCGGGCTGGTCCAGGGCTACATCCTGCAGAAAGTGCTGCTCGGCGGCACCGACCGGCGCACCTATGTGTCCGGCGTGCGGACACTACTGTCCTAG
- a CDS encoding MFS transporter — protein sequence MRWQPSTYLFASGAASSLGDGIRYAAMPLLAVHVTRNPVSVAAVAAALSAAHLLFGFHVGAVVDRFDRVRLLRRTQLIRLALMLVLVAAVAVDRATLPLLLVAAFLLGTAELAADTAVQALTPVVVQDAGLEKLNAGLTASQSVGEDFAGPAAGGVLFAWNPIAPFVAVAGTLAASWGFLTRLRVPGRVAEPAVRQSLTAEAREGLTYLLREPTLRTQAVWAAAMNLGVAAANATLVLYVVEKLHLSGGTYGLLLTCAGVGGLAGAAAVAHTVRLLGRVPTMIAASLVAGLATAGIALTGSVWLIGVLQFLAGFCGVSFSIVGRSLRQSITPDALMGRVTSIYRLIGFGSLPLGAIGGGAIAHSLGLGVPFLLAGAVMVGSTLTLGLLTRRAHTDRPEPVRQMSAL from the coding sequence GTGAGGTGGCAGCCGTCCACCTACCTGTTCGCCTCCGGGGCGGCGTCCAGCCTCGGCGACGGCATCCGCTACGCGGCCATGCCCCTTCTGGCCGTGCACGTGACGAGGAACCCGGTGAGTGTCGCCGCCGTCGCGGCAGCCCTCTCCGCGGCGCACCTGCTGTTCGGCTTCCACGTCGGCGCCGTGGTGGACCGGTTCGACCGGGTGCGGCTGCTGCGCCGGACCCAGCTCATCCGGCTGGCGCTCATGCTCGTCCTGGTCGCCGCGGTCGCCGTCGACCGGGCCACCCTGCCGCTGCTGCTGGTCGCGGCGTTCCTGCTGGGCACCGCCGAACTCGCGGCCGACACCGCGGTGCAGGCGCTCACCCCGGTCGTGGTCCAGGACGCCGGGCTGGAGAAACTCAACGCCGGGCTGACCGCCTCCCAGTCGGTCGGCGAGGACTTCGCCGGCCCCGCCGCCGGCGGCGTGCTGTTCGCCTGGAACCCGATCGCCCCGTTCGTGGCGGTCGCCGGCACGCTCGCCGCCAGCTGGGGTTTCCTGACCCGGCTGCGGGTGCCCGGCCGGGTCGCCGAGCCCGCGGTCCGGCAGTCGCTGACCGCCGAGGCGAGGGAAGGGCTCACCTACCTGCTGCGGGAGCCGACCCTGCGCACCCAGGCGGTGTGGGCGGCCGCCATGAACCTCGGCGTGGCCGCCGCCAACGCCACCCTGGTCCTCTACGTGGTCGAGAAGCTGCACCTCAGCGGCGGCACCTACGGCCTGCTGCTGACCTGCGCGGGCGTCGGCGGCCTGGCCGGCGCGGCCGCGGTCGCGCACACCGTCCGGCTGCTGGGCCGGGTCCCCACGATGATCGCCGCCAGCCTGGTGGCCGGACTGGCGACGGCCGGCATCGCGCTCACCGGCTCGGTGTGGCTGATCGGCGTCCTCCAGTTCCTCGCCGGATTCTGCGGGGTGTCCTTCTCGATCGTCGGCCGCTCGCTGCGGCAGAGCATCACCCCGGACGCCCTGATGGGCCGGGTCACCAGCATCTACCGGCTGATCGGCTTCGGCTCACTGCCGCTGGGCGCGATCGGCGGCGGCGCGATCGCCCACTCGCTGGGCCTGGGCGTGCCGTTCCTGCTGGCCGGCGCGGTCATGGTCGGCAGCACCCTCACCCTGGGCCTGCTCACCCGCCGCGCCCACACGGACCGCCCGGAACCGGTCCGGCAGATGTCGGCCCTGTAG
- a CDS encoding ATP-grasp domain-containing protein, producing MTGFVAPTVERFRDATAELRELSAPYAKERLIFQPPIESAEQVRRLERACQTVFEGLDAVLRDICDGDVLRMAKLCRATPPELRFLTRQPYQNWSTVARPDVISSGGRTVVIEINGDSPAGLFGLHDIITRAQTAFLPPEANLARPAVAMHGLLSGLTKSFGEFGGMVAICYWRHEQAAGPVDWQYELFARELRRHGIASVHCALEDLELSDDGVRHEGREVSVIYRYFESPEPGADDEFAVLDTLFRIAESGKVGLFTGYRAEVLASKAALAVLSGATGIAPSLRARLAEHVPWTRIIESRRTIYAGREVDLLPWAEREKDRLIVKPVRGHAGKGVTVGREVSAEVWAEVLATGVRGGAGDHPYIVQELFEPDPLPVAFTDERANVTSTVTPSVNGVFIVENTAVAVLRRYAVNNTGTININPFSGYAPSPVWVAS from the coding sequence ATGACCGGCTTCGTCGCGCCGACCGTCGAACGGTTCCGGGACGCCACCGCCGAGCTGCGGGAACTGTCCGCCCCGTACGCGAAGGAGCGGTTGATCTTCCAACCGCCGATCGAGAGCGCCGAGCAGGTGCGCCGGCTCGAACGGGCCTGCCAGACCGTCTTCGAAGGGCTCGACGCGGTGCTGCGCGACATCTGCGACGGCGACGTGCTCCGGATGGCCAAACTGTGCCGCGCCACCCCGCCCGAGCTGCGGTTCCTCACCCGCCAGCCGTACCAGAACTGGTCCACCGTGGCCCGCCCGGACGTCATCTCCTCCGGCGGCCGGACCGTCGTCATCGAGATCAACGGCGACTCGCCGGCCGGCCTGTTCGGCCTGCACGACATCATCACCCGCGCGCAGACCGCCTTCCTGCCGCCGGAGGCGAACCTGGCCCGGCCCGCCGTGGCCATGCACGGCCTGCTCTCCGGGCTCACCAAGAGCTTCGGCGAGTTCGGCGGCATGGTGGCCATCTGCTACTGGCGGCACGAGCAGGCCGCCGGGCCGGTCGACTGGCAGTACGAGCTGTTCGCCCGCGAACTGCGCCGCCACGGCATCGCGTCGGTGCACTGCGCGCTGGAGGACCTGGAACTCTCCGACGACGGCGTACGGCACGAGGGCCGCGAGGTCAGCGTCATCTACCGCTACTTCGAGTCACCGGAACCGGGCGCCGACGACGAGTTCGCCGTCCTCGACACCCTGTTCCGGATCGCCGAGAGCGGCAAGGTCGGCCTGTTCACCGGCTACCGGGCCGAGGTGCTGGCGTCCAAGGCGGCCCTCGCGGTGCTCTCCGGCGCGACCGGGATCGCGCCGTCGCTGCGGGCCCGGCTGGCCGAACACGTGCCGTGGACGCGGATCATCGAATCCCGCCGGACCATCTACGCCGGCCGGGAGGTCGACCTGCTGCCGTGGGCCGAGCGGGAGAAGGACCGGCTCATCGTGAAACCGGTCCGCGGCCACGCCGGCAAGGGCGTCACCGTCGGCCGGGAGGTGTCCGCCGAGGTGTGGGCCGAGGTCCTCGCCACCGGTGTGCGCGGTGGGGCGGGCGATCACCCGTACATCGTGCAGGAGCTCTTCGAACCGGATCCGCTGCCGGTCGCCTTCACCGACGAGCGCGCCAACGTCACCAGCACCGTCACCCCGTCGGTCAACGGCGTGTTCATCGTGGAGAACACGGCGGTGGCGGTGCTGCGCCGCTACGCCGTCAACAACACCGGCACGATCAACATCAACCCCTTCTCCGGGTACGCTCCCTCGCCGGTCTGGGTCGCATCGTGA
- a CDS encoding alpha/beta fold hydrolase, with product MRVRAGDVRLHVTTLGDEYSDGQRRPDIIAVHGGPGIDGGMLRLTMRPAVGYAHVIVPDLRGHGRSDRGEPADWNLDVWADDLAALIDTLGLPSPYLLGTSFGGFVVQRFLSRHPETLAGAILIGTGARQASHDEIVERHRVLGGDRAADVMRRSLTDHSPEAEREWAEVCGPLAIRRAPDEDYQRAVRNRISTPEINAGFISQLSGLDLRPDLAAARRPVMVLVGEYDPLIPYEVAAETVDSLPAGTGELHVVPGASHQAIWDAPDATHALIRKFTEGS from the coding sequence ATGCGAGTTCGGGCCGGAGACGTACGCCTGCACGTGACGACGCTGGGCGACGAATACTCCGACGGGCAGCGGCGGCCCGACATCATCGCCGTGCACGGTGGCCCCGGCATCGACGGCGGCATGCTGCGCCTGACCATGCGGCCGGCCGTCGGCTACGCCCACGTGATCGTCCCGGATCTGCGCGGGCACGGCCGCAGCGACCGCGGCGAGCCGGCCGACTGGAACCTCGACGTGTGGGCCGACGACCTCGCCGCGCTCATCGACACCCTCGGGCTGCCCAGCCCGTACCTGCTCGGCACCTCGTTCGGCGGATTCGTGGTGCAGCGGTTCCTGTCCCGCCACCCGGAGACCCTCGCCGGCGCCATCCTGATCGGCACCGGCGCCCGCCAGGCCAGCCACGACGAGATCGTCGAACGGCACCGGGTGCTCGGCGGCGACCGGGCGGCCGACGTGATGCGCCGCTCGCTCACCGACCACTCGCCGGAGGCGGAACGCGAATGGGCCGAGGTGTGCGGGCCGCTCGCCATCCGCCGCGCGCCCGACGAGGACTACCAGCGGGCGGTCCGCAACCGGATCAGCACGCCGGAGATCAACGCCGGGTTCATCTCCCAGCTGTCCGGCCTGGACCTGCGGCCCGACCTGGCCGCCGCCCGCCGCCCGGTGATGGTGCTGGTCGGCGAGTACGACCCGCTGATCCCGTACGAGGTGGCCGCCGAGACCGTCGACAGCCTGCCCGCCGGGACCGGCGAACTGCACGTCGTGCCGGGCGCCAGCCACCAGGCCATCTGGGACGCGCCCGACGCCACCCACGCGCTGATCCGCAAATTCACGGAGGGGTCATGA
- a CDS encoding cytochrome P450, which yields MSVAPPVQAGLSRADLLEDYDRDRAGFVLRAARRYGPVVELSPGTVLISDGEIAHDVLRRTNRDFLMDRDRAWRPTDSRRGEDALDSWMHARRTMLSALSGGLVEEHLRWYDGELTTLMDTWATAGRTGDPMPPLVHLSTDAFLRLCVGPGTARHTRDGLSALVADLLGALNPIVRSSFELPWFLDRFTARRRRADRAQHRLDAALRALVNRPPDGGLIAILRDAGVPTDPLVRILVSATIASRLVPAAANAWLLHALAVHAPTGDPSHIVDEVLRLRPPTWLMHRATHAEEVSGPWRFPAGAALMISPYAIHRDERHFPDPETFRPDRWAGARLPAGAYLPFGGGPRWCVGTHLAKAQLTTAVEVFRRFRMEDVSGVVTADTDSTMYPRGLALSVARTD from the coding sequence GTGAGCGTCGCACCGCCGGTGCAGGCCGGGCTGTCCCGCGCCGACCTGCTGGAGGACTACGACCGGGACCGCGCCGGTTTCGTGCTGCGCGCCGCCCGCCGCTACGGGCCGGTGGTGGAGCTCAGCCCCGGAACCGTGCTGATCAGCGACGGCGAGATCGCCCACGACGTGCTGCGCCGCACCAACCGCGACTTCCTGATGGACCGCGACCGCGCCTGGCGCCCCACCGACAGCCGCCGCGGCGAGGACGCCCTCGACAGCTGGATGCACGCCCGCCGCACCATGCTGTCGGCCCTCTCCGGCGGCCTCGTCGAAGAACACCTTCGCTGGTACGACGGCGAGCTCACCACCCTCATGGACACCTGGGCGACCGCCGGGCGTACCGGCGATCCGATGCCGCCGCTCGTGCACCTGAGCACCGACGCGTTCCTGCGCCTGTGCGTCGGCCCCGGCACCGCCCGGCACACCCGCGACGGCCTCTCCGCCCTGGTCGCGGACCTGCTCGGCGCCCTCAACCCGATCGTCCGCTCGTCGTTCGAGCTGCCCTGGTTCCTCGACCGGTTCACCGCCCGCCGCCGGCGCGCCGACCGGGCCCAGCACCGATTGGACGCGGCCCTGCGGGCGCTGGTGAACCGGCCACCGGACGGCGGCCTGATCGCGATCCTGCGTGACGCCGGCGTGCCCACCGACCCGCTGGTGCGCATCCTGGTGTCGGCCACCATCGCCTCCCGCCTGGTCCCGGCCGCCGCCAACGCCTGGCTGCTGCACGCCCTGGCCGTCCACGCGCCCACCGGCGACCCGTCGCACATCGTCGACGAGGTGCTGCGGCTGCGCCCGCCGACCTGGCTCATGCACCGCGCCACCCACGCCGAGGAGGTCAGCGGCCCGTGGCGGTTCCCGGCCGGCGCCGCCCTCATGATCAGCCCGTACGCCATCCACCGCGACGAACGCCACTTCCCCGACCCGGAGACGTTCCGCCCCGACCGCTGGGCGGGCGCCCGGCTGCCGGCCGGCGCGTACCTGCCGTTCGGTGGCGGACCCCGCTGGTGCGTCGGCACCCACCTGGCGAAGGCGCAGCTCACCACCGCGGTGGAGGTGTTCCGGCGGTTCCGGATGGAGGATGTGTCCGGTGTGGTCACCGCCGACACCGACTCCACGATGTACCCGCGCGGCCTGGCGCTGAGCGTCGCCCGCACCGACTGA
- a CDS encoding alpha-hydroxy acid oxidase, which translates to MITDRLLNLDDFERAARTALDDARWAYLAGGAGRDDGVRHNEAALRRWKLRPRPLNGVADPGTGADVLGFESTLPVLLAPTSPLRLFHPEAELPVSRAARRAGVLPIVSNDSHHSLTDIAGQGPFWFQLYCYGSRDDVTRTIRLAESLDARALVVTVDNSHPSRRLAMLRAGFATPPEVRFGIHRESGFSDGWVPPDTRLPRWPLTWEQLDFIRERTALPVVVKGVLHPADAGELAARGVSALIVSNHGGRQLDDTVAAIDALPGVVAATAGRIPVLMDGGIRSGADVIKALALGATAVCIGRPYVWGLAADGEDGVFHVIDVLRQELLDVARQLGVDSLRDVPTDLVVRTATEITVDEEWRCSA; encoded by the coding sequence ATGATCACCGACCGCCTGCTGAACCTCGACGACTTCGAGCGCGCCGCCCGGACCGCCCTCGACGACGCCCGCTGGGCCTACCTGGCCGGCGGCGCGGGCCGCGACGACGGCGTCCGCCACAACGAGGCCGCGCTGCGCCGCTGGAAACTGCGGCCGCGCCCGCTCAACGGGGTGGCCGACCCGGGCACCGGCGCCGACGTGCTGGGATTCGAGTCCACCCTGCCGGTGCTGCTGGCGCCGACCAGCCCGCTGCGGCTGTTCCACCCGGAGGCCGAACTGCCGGTCTCCCGGGCGGCACGCCGGGCCGGGGTGCTGCCGATCGTCAGCAACGACAGCCACCACAGCCTCACCGACATCGCCGGGCAGGGGCCGTTCTGGTTCCAGCTGTACTGCTACGGCAGCCGGGACGACGTGACCCGTACGATCCGGCTCGCCGAGTCCCTGGACGCCCGCGCCCTGGTCGTCACCGTCGACAACAGCCATCCGTCGCGGCGGCTCGCCATGCTGCGGGCCGGGTTCGCCACCCCGCCGGAGGTGCGGTTCGGCATCCACCGGGAGAGCGGCTTCTCCGACGGCTGGGTGCCACCCGACACCCGGCTGCCACGCTGGCCGCTCACCTGGGAGCAGCTCGACTTCATCCGCGAGCGGACCGCGCTGCCGGTGGTCGTCAAAGGGGTGCTGCACCCGGCCGACGCGGGCGAACTCGCCGCCCGCGGGGTGTCCGCGCTGATCGTGTCCAACCACGGCGGCCGGCAACTCGACGACACGGTCGCGGCGATCGACGCACTCCCCGGCGTCGTCGCCGCCACGGCCGGGCGGATACCCGTACTGATGGACGGCGGCATCCGCAGCGGCGCCGACGTGATCAAGGCGCTCGCGCTGGGCGCCACGGCCGTGTGCATCGGCCGCCCGTACGTCTGGGGCCTGGCGGCCGACGGCGAGGACGGCGTGTTCCACGTGATCGACGTGCTCCGGCAGGAACTCCTGGACGTGGCGAGGCAGCTCGGTGTGGACAGCCTGCGCGACGTCCCCACAGACCTGGTGGTCCGTACCGCCACGGAAATCACTGTCGACGAAGAGTGGAGGTGTTCTGCATGA